The following proteins are co-located in the Blastopirellula marina genome:
- a CDS encoding vWA domain-containing protein, which translates to MIGFASPWWLTLQVIPLLLVFWVWTRRSGHIALPLDHGDHQHTAFWPVVLKIAESLPAVLLSVVLFILAVPQQMGVPNEVRSVTNIQFCVDVSLSMNDDFGDKSRYEHAMSEINKFVEYRTGDAFGLSFFGNVVIHWVPLTTDPSALKCSTPFMNPKRPNHPRWLHGTKVGNALLACRDVLKSRAEGDRLIVLISDGVSSDLQEGRAEEVAALLRDENITVIDVHVAAEEVPPEIGTIAMLTGGEVFNPSDPETLERVFERIDELMKVEIERTVGQPMDYFGPFCIAGLSLLGVYLVSLMGLRYTPW; encoded by the coding sequence ATGATTGGATTTGCTAGTCCCTGGTGGCTGACGCTTCAAGTGATCCCCTTGCTGCTTGTCTTCTGGGTATGGACTCGCCGCTCTGGCCACATAGCCTTGCCGCTCGACCATGGTGATCATCAACACACGGCATTCTGGCCGGTGGTATTAAAGATCGCCGAATCGCTTCCCGCGGTCCTGCTGTCGGTAGTGCTATTCATTTTGGCAGTGCCTCAGCAAATGGGCGTTCCAAACGAGGTAAGGTCCGTTACGAACATCCAATTTTGCGTGGATGTATCCCTCAGCATGAACGATGACTTTGGTGATAAGTCTCGCTATGAACATGCCATGTCGGAGATCAACAAGTTTGTCGAATATCGAACCGGCGATGCGTTTGGTCTGAGCTTTTTTGGCAACGTAGTGATTCACTGGGTCCCCTTAACGACCGATCCTTCAGCACTCAAATGCTCGACGCCCTTCATGAATCCGAAACGGCCAAACCATCCTCGTTGGTTACATGGGACCAAGGTCGGTAATGCCTTGCTCGCCTGTCGCGATGTCCTTAAGTCTCGAGCAGAGGGGGACCGGCTGATCGTCTTAATTTCTGACGGAGTTAGCTCTGATCTCCAGGAGGGCAGGGCGGAGGAGGTGGCAGCGTTACTACGTGACGAAAACATCACCGTGATCGATGTCCACGTGGCCGCTGAGGAGGTCCCGCCAGAGATCGGTACGATTGCCATGTTAACCGGCGGCGAGGTATTCAACCCCAGTGATCCTGAAACACTCGAACGAGTATTCGAACGAATTGACGAATTGATGAAGGTGGAAATAGAGCGAACCGTTGGCCAACCGATGGACTATTTCGGACCATTCTGCATCGCCGGATTGAGTCTGCTCGGCGTCTATTTGGTCTCGCTCATGGGGTTGAGGTACACGCCATGGTAG
- a CDS encoding VWA domain-containing protein, translating into MVAFAVAFAVGCFATAAELIHRRRTQTIRHLAFGPTGTPSRWAEASPFLRILGITLGTWGIISLALLPDGSGNSASEDTDLSTRHLILLWDVSPSMDLQDAGQDGQLTRKARGRELLESIFQRGAIYGHRTSVFAFYTEALPVVEETTDPEVIRNILNDLPMYDVFKEGRTNLFAALDQAAHLARNWKPDSTSIIVVSDGDTVPADGMPKMPSSVAQVLVLGVGDAGAGTFIDGHQSRQDTSMLGQTATRLGGHYHDGNQFHLETSIARRLLAMPDRPTKLSWNLREAALAAVGLGAFILAILPWLLAKYGTLWNPGLSGKRATAGKSSDQQRYAGSYQSATLLDRANSKERRS; encoded by the coding sequence ATGGTAGCTTTCGCAGTTGCGTTTGCGGTCGGGTGCTTTGCGACGGCCGCCGAACTCATCCATCGTCGCCGCACGCAAACGATTCGGCACTTGGCATTTGGTCCGACAGGGACGCCCTCGCGCTGGGCAGAGGCTTCTCCATTCCTGCGGATACTGGGAATCACGCTGGGAACGTGGGGAATCATTTCGTTGGCCTTGCTCCCGGATGGCAGCGGCAATTCGGCTTCCGAAGATACGGACTTATCCACACGACATCTTATCCTCCTTTGGGACGTATCACCCAGTATGGACCTTCAAGATGCCGGCCAAGACGGTCAGCTAACCCGTAAGGCACGTGGCAGGGAACTTCTGGAGTCGATATTTCAAAGAGGTGCGATCTATGGCCATCGAACAAGCGTGTTTGCTTTCTACACCGAGGCATTACCTGTCGTCGAAGAAACCACCGATCCCGAAGTAATACGAAATATCCTGAACGATTTGCCTATGTACGATGTGTTCAAAGAAGGAAGGACAAATCTGTTCGCTGCGCTGGACCAAGCTGCACATCTTGCCCGAAATTGGAAGCCAGATAGTACGTCGATCATCGTAGTCAGCGACGGCGACACGGTGCCTGCCGACGGCATGCCCAAGATGCCATCGTCGGTTGCGCAAGTTCTCGTACTGGGTGTCGGTGATGCGGGTGCAGGCACGTTTATCGACGGACATCAGTCGAGGCAGGATACTTCTATGCTAGGGCAAACGGCAACGCGGTTGGGTGGTCATTACCACGATGGCAACCAGTTTCATCTTGAGACGTCCATTGCTCGCCGCTTGCTTGCCATGCCAGATCGTCCAACGAAGTTGAGTTGGAATCTGCGCGAGGCCGCCTTGGCTGCCGTAGGGTTAGGCGCCTTCATATTGGCCATCTTGCCGTGGTTGCTTGCGAAGTACGGAACCCTTTGGAATCCCGGTTTATCTGGCAAACGTGCGACGGCTGGAAAGTCGTCGGATCAACAGAGATACGCCGGCAGTTACCAATCGGCTACCCTTTTGGATCGTGCAAACAGCAAGGAGCGACGCTCATGA
- a CDS encoding DUF1559 domain-containing protein, translating to MNRRGFTLVELLVVIAIIGVLVALLLPAVQQAREAARRIQCTNNLKQIGLAIHNYHDTFRTAPGIVSGTRNTLVSILPFLEQDNLAELWDDSEGFYDYANNGPSVNQLLADKMPEAYVCPSSPGGGSVESNYGFQTSDYCPSVGVYNDSWQQKNGFFSGPGYKFRDTTDGLSNTMLFYESAGRTHTWVDGKQSPTTGYSNWGLDAEAWTSGNVGTPLIRINASINSSGGIDKAFNAGGFINDWNGWNGMYSFHPGGMECSYADGSVRFLQEQIPTSELTAIVTKAGGEVIGAY from the coding sequence ATGAACCGTCGCGGTTTTACCTTGGTCGAATTACTCGTTGTGATTGCCATCATTGGCGTATTGGTCGCACTCCTCTTGCCTGCGGTCCAGCAGGCAAGAGAGGCAGCACGGCGAATACAATGCACGAATAACCTCAAGCAGATTGGACTGGCGATACACAACTACCACGATACTTTTCGTACCGCGCCGGGAATTGTGTCGGGGACCCGAAACACGCTTGTTTCGATTCTGCCGTTCCTTGAACAGGACAATCTTGCGGAACTCTGGGATGACTCCGAAGGGTTTTATGATTACGCCAACAATGGTCCCTCCGTCAACCAGTTGCTCGCGGATAAGATGCCAGAAGCCTATGTTTGCCCTTCCTCGCCGGGCGGAGGCTCGGTGGAGTCTAACTATGGATTCCAGACGAGCGACTATTGTCCTTCGGTAGGCGTGTATAACGACTCCTGGCAACAGAAAAACGGATTCTTTTCAGGGCCGGGATATAAATTCAGAGATACAACGGACGGCTTGAGTAATACGATGCTGTTTTACGAGTCTGCAGGCAGAACACACACGTGGGTTGACGGAAAGCAATCGCCGACAACTGGTTATTCTAACTGGGGACTGGATGCTGAAGCATGGACATCCGGCAACGTCGGCACTCCTCTTATTCGTATTAACGCCTCCATCAACTCTAGCGGCGGGATAGACAAAGCCTTTAATGCTGGTGGCTTCATTAATGACTGGAATGGTTGGAACGGTATGTACTCGTTCCATCCTGGGGGCATGGAGTGTTCGTACGCTGACGGATCGGTTCGCTTTCTGCAAGAGCAAATTCCAACGTCGGAATTAACCGCAATCGTCACGAAGGCTGGCGGAGAGGTCATAGGAGCGTATTAA
- a CDS encoding DUF58 domain-containing protein has translation MSFHSQLPDQEFLDSSRFLIAAKRLANDLAYGTMPSSFLGTGIDYVQSRPYQPGDPVRSIDWRVTARTGKPYVKEFESTKSLPCYLLVDTSASMTVSSLPRSKYGHAVLVATGLALASLDHVSPVGLLTVGSRDLRVRPSLSRDQVLTWAYELRKYRYDEKTSLSTKIKQLAPMLVSTSLVIVLSDLHDVDCVGAIRLLAQKHDVCVLQFHDTAELGVTKAGFLRAREAETGSTYFSKGKHVSQRQIDIEQSFKRSGIDFFVINTERPYEHDLIHFFSSRNILGRRMK, from the coding sequence ATGAGCTTCCATTCTCAACTACCCGACCAAGAGTTTCTCGATTCGAGCCGCTTTCTCATCGCAGCGAAGCGACTGGCAAATGATCTTGCGTACGGCACGATGCCATCCTCATTTCTTGGGACTGGGATTGATTACGTTCAGTCGCGCCCCTACCAGCCAGGCGACCCCGTACGTTCGATTGACTGGAGAGTCACCGCTCGAACAGGCAAGCCGTATGTCAAGGAATTTGAGTCCACAAAGTCGTTGCCCTGCTATTTGTTGGTTGATACTTCCGCGTCGATGACCGTGAGTTCGCTTCCACGTAGCAAGTACGGGCATGCCGTTTTGGTTGCCACGGGGCTGGCCCTGGCCAGCCTGGACCATGTCAGTCCCGTGGGGCTTTTGACCGTTGGTAGTCGTGACCTTCGAGTTCGCCCTTCATTGTCACGCGATCAAGTCCTGACATGGGCGTATGAATTGCGGAAGTACAGGTACGACGAGAAGACAAGTCTCTCAACTAAAATCAAACAGCTTGCTCCGATGCTTGTATCAACTTCGCTCGTAATTGTACTGAGCGATCTTCATGATGTTGACTGCGTTGGCGCGATCCGCCTGCTGGCCCAAAAACACGATGTTTGTGTTCTTCAGTTTCACGATACAGCGGAGCTAGGCGTCACCAAGGCTGGCTTCTTACGAGCTCGAGAAGCAGAGACTGGAAGCACCTACTTCTCGAAAGGGAAACATGTTTCCCAGCGTCAGATTGATATCGAACAAAGCTTCAAGAGATCAGGGATCGACTTCTTCGTAATAAATACGGAAAGGCCATACGAGCACGACCTGATCCATTTCTTCTCCTCGCGGAATATTCTGGGACGGAGAATGAAATGA
- a CDS encoding helix-turn-helix domain-containing protein, with protein sequence MIFCGGNMSVLDNILTRRDQLRMSLDDWDRYNSFPRPTSESLLAIEYFRSIDTPFEIIEVIASEAISSNHTSNEFVLSMLVQSASHSPLEVDFGHGKFLRGNAPGLFVFGDLRQPHSLQGIGPFNSIQLSLDVDVLQDRIRELTGHTNISLDRLHAQAFEDDILKAMVGQLMGLCRSGYHREQTAGPSRVDKALDQIGIRLANLAKLDVPELTDSDKLQPISIRRVLEYIHTYFDQKLSRNQLAAIAQVTPSHFSRLFHSSVGVAPKQYILRLRIREARRLLKDCPDLAITDISQRLGFIDTPHFSREFQRQTGVSPAAYRRHV encoded by the coding sequence ATGATTTTCTGCGGTGGCAACATGAGCGTTCTGGACAATATCTTGACTCGGCGAGATCAGCTGAGAATGAGCTTAGACGATTGGGATCGTTACAACTCATTCCCTAGGCCCACTTCGGAAAGCCTGCTTGCAATCGAGTATTTTCGGTCGATCGATACCCCCTTTGAGATCATTGAAGTAATCGCAAGTGAGGCAATTAGTTCCAATCATACGTCTAACGAGTTCGTACTCTCGATGCTCGTTCAGTCGGCCTCTCATTCCCCGCTTGAAGTTGACTTTGGTCATGGAAAATTCCTACGCGGTAATGCTCCCGGCTTGTTCGTCTTTGGCGATTTACGCCAGCCCCACTCCCTGCAAGGTATTGGTCCATTTAACTCGATTCAACTATCTCTGGACGTGGATGTCCTTCAAGATCGAATTCGCGAGCTGACAGGCCATACAAACATTAGTCTAGATCGGCTTCACGCTCAGGCATTCGAAGACGATATACTCAAAGCCATGGTCGGGCAGCTAATGGGTCTTTGCCGATCTGGGTATCATCGGGAGCAGACGGCCGGTCCCAGCAGAGTCGATAAGGCACTCGATCAGATTGGCATTCGTCTCGCGAATCTTGCCAAATTGGATGTTCCAGAATTGACTGATTCGGATAAGCTGCAGCCAATCTCGATCAGACGCGTTCTTGAATACATCCATACGTACTTCGACCAGAAACTCAGTCGAAATCAACTCGCGGCAATTGCTCAAGTTACTCCCAGCCATTTCTCTCGGCTTTTTCACTCGTCGGTAGGAGTAGCCCCGAAACAGTACATTCTTAGGCTAAGGATTCGCGAAGCGAGAAGGCTTTTGAAAGATTGTCCCGACTTGGCAATCACTGACATTTCACAGCGACTTGGGTTTATTGACACTCCCCACTTCAGCCGCGAGTTTCAGCGTCAGACGGGCGTTTCTCCTGCAGCCTATCGCCGGCACGTCTAG
- a CDS encoding type I restriction endonuclease subunit R has translation MSLHTEIKLEDEICEHLAASGWLYEAKDAAGYDRQLALFPADVIAWVKETQPEAWERLENNHGVAAEANLLKRLRGALDQSGTLDVLRFGFDVLGLPQPLKMAQFKPALAMNPEIVKRYEANRLRVVRQVRYSLSNENSIDLVLFLNGIPIATAELKTDNTQSLEDAVYQYKKDRDPAPKGKPAEPLLKFPSGALVHFAISSSRVKMTTKLDGLKTFFLPFDLGDEGGAGNPLNPNGHLTAYLWEEVWQRDSLLEILGRYMVAELDKKKQIAKLIFPRYHQLAVTRKLKEAVLEEGPGHKYLIQHSAGSGKTNSIAWSAHFLADLHDADNKKVFDTVIVVSDRKVIDGQLQDVIDSFERTKGIVATIKGDKGSKSGELAEALSGSKKVVVCTIQTFPFALEEVRRLSASEGKRFAVIADEAHSSQTGEAASKLKQVLSAEEQQEIEETGTISSEDVLAAEMASRASDKGITYIAFTATPKAKTLELFGRLPDPIKPAGEGNLPQPFHVYSMQQAIEEGFILDVLKNYTSYKVAFKLANAGKEFADSEVERSTATRELMNWVRLHPHNISRKVQIVVEHFRETVQPLLGGKAKAMVVVGSRLEAVRWQLAINGYIQEQGYPMRTLVAFSGEVDDKESAPEPLKENSSLLNPDLKGRDIREAFREDIYQILLVASKFQTGFDQPLLCGMYIDKRLAGIQAVQTLSRLNRCHPGKEDTFILDFVNEPDDILAAFKTYYATAELSGVTDPELILTLRAKLDALGYYDENEIERVVKVVLDPKAKQKQLEAAITPVADRLLKRYNAAKQAYKLAVEEKDDKTADEAKDTMEALLMFRGDIGTYVRAYTFLSQIFDYGNTDFEKRAIFFKHLVRLLKFGREREGVDLSEVTMTHHRLWNKGKRNLTLSGQDAPKLDPLTEAGSGSVQEKEKALLSEIIEKLNDLFGGDTTDGDQLSYANTVAEKALESETLQKQAANNSKEQFANSPDLGSEIMEAIMESMEVQEELSKRALGSPAIQAGLQRILLEKLGLYEKLRERAKAG, from the coding sequence ATGAGTCTCCATACCGAAATCAAACTCGAAGACGAGATCTGCGAACACCTGGCCGCAAGCGGTTGGCTTTACGAGGCCAAGGACGCAGCCGGGTACGATCGGCAGTTGGCCCTCTTCCCCGCCGATGTCATTGCGTGGGTGAAGGAGACACAGCCGGAGGCCTGGGAGCGGTTGGAGAATAACCACGGCGTTGCGGCTGAAGCGAACCTGCTCAAGCGTTTGCGGGGGGCACTCGACCAGAGCGGGACGCTGGATGTGCTGCGGTTTGGTTTCGATGTGCTGGGGTTACCGCAGCCCCTGAAGATGGCCCAATTCAAGCCGGCCCTGGCGATGAATCCAGAAATCGTAAAGCGGTACGAGGCGAATCGCCTGCGCGTGGTACGGCAGGTGCGGTACTCGTTGAGCAATGAGAACAGCATCGACCTGGTGTTGTTCTTAAACGGCATCCCGATTGCCACGGCAGAGCTGAAAACCGACAACACGCAAAGCCTGGAAGATGCGGTCTATCAGTATAAGAAAGACCGCGATCCGGCCCCCAAAGGGAAGCCAGCGGAACCGCTGCTGAAGTTCCCTTCCGGGGCGTTGGTTCATTTCGCCATAAGCAGCAGCCGCGTGAAGATGACCACCAAGCTCGATGGCCTGAAGACTTTCTTCCTGCCGTTTGACCTGGGGGATGAAGGTGGTGCTGGAAATCCACTGAACCCCAACGGGCACCTCACAGCGTACCTGTGGGAGGAGGTATGGCAGCGCGATAGTCTGCTGGAGATTCTAGGCCGTTACATGGTGGCCGAGCTTGATAAGAAGAAGCAGATCGCCAAGCTGATCTTCCCCCGCTATCACCAACTGGCCGTCACGCGGAAGCTAAAGGAAGCCGTGCTGGAAGAAGGCCCCGGGCACAAGTATCTGATTCAGCACTCGGCCGGCTCGGGCAAGACGAACTCGATTGCGTGGAGTGCCCACTTCCTAGCCGACTTGCATGATGCGGACAATAAGAAGGTATTCGATACGGTGATTGTGGTTTCTGATCGAAAGGTGATTGACGGGCAACTGCAAGACGTGATCGATAGCTTCGAGCGGACCAAGGGAATCGTGGCGACGATTAAAGGGGACAAAGGTAGCAAGAGTGGTGAACTGGCCGAGGCGCTATCGGGTAGCAAGAAGGTGGTGGTCTGCACCATCCAGACGTTCCCTTTCGCCCTGGAAGAGGTCCGCCGACTATCGGCCTCTGAGGGTAAGCGGTTCGCAGTCATCGCCGACGAAGCCCACAGCAGCCAAACGGGCGAGGCAGCCTCGAAGCTCAAACAGGTTCTCTCCGCCGAAGAACAGCAGGAGATCGAAGAGACGGGCACGATCAGCAGCGAAGACGTGCTGGCCGCGGAGATGGCATCCCGCGCGAGTGACAAGGGCATCACCTACATCGCCTTCACCGCGACCCCCAAAGCGAAAACGCTGGAGCTGTTCGGCCGCTTGCCTGATCCGATTAAGCCAGCTGGTGAAGGTAACCTGCCTCAGCCGTTTCATGTTTACTCGATGCAGCAGGCCATCGAAGAAGGCTTCATTCTCGACGTGCTGAAGAACTACACGTCGTACAAGGTTGCTTTCAAGCTGGCCAACGCCGGCAAGGAGTTCGCCGATTCGGAAGTCGAACGCAGCACAGCCACCCGCGAGCTGATGAACTGGGTACGGCTCCATCCGCACAATATTTCGCGGAAGGTCCAGATCGTTGTGGAACACTTCCGCGAGACGGTTCAACCGCTGCTTGGAGGCAAGGCCAAGGCAATGGTCGTCGTTGGAAGCCGCCTGGAGGCCGTGCGCTGGCAACTGGCCATCAATGGCTACATCCAAGAGCAAGGCTATCCCATGCGGACGCTGGTGGCTTTTTCAGGCGAAGTTGACGACAAAGAATCGGCTCCGGAACCACTGAAGGAAAATAGTTCACTGCTGAACCCAGACCTTAAAGGTCGTGACATTCGTGAAGCGTTTAGGGAAGATATCTACCAGATTTTGCTGGTGGCCAGCAAGTTCCAAACAGGCTTTGATCAGCCGCTGCTATGTGGCATGTACATCGACAAACGCCTGGCCGGCATTCAAGCGGTGCAGACCCTTTCCCGGTTGAATCGATGCCACCCCGGCAAGGAGGATACGTTCATCCTCGACTTCGTGAACGAGCCAGACGACATCTTAGCCGCCTTCAAGACGTATTACGCCACCGCCGAGCTCTCAGGTGTGACGGACCCTGAGTTGATCTTAACCCTGCGTGCCAAGCTGGACGCGCTCGGTTATTACGATGAGAACGAGATTGAACGTGTTGTGAAAGTGGTCCTCGACCCCAAGGCGAAGCAGAAACAGTTGGAAGCAGCCATCACCCCGGTCGCGGATCGCTTGCTGAAACGCTACAACGCAGCCAAGCAGGCCTACAAGCTGGCAGTCGAGGAAAAGGACGACAAGACCGCAGACGAAGCGAAAGACACGATGGAGGCCCTCCTGATGTTCCGGGGCGACATCGGGACCTACGTCCGGGCCTATACCTTCCTCTCGCAGATCTTTGACTACGGAAACACGGACTTTGAAAAGCGGGCCATCTTCTTCAAGCACTTGGTCAGGCTATTGAAGTTCGGCCGCGAGCGTGAAGGGGTCGACCTGTCCGAGGTCACCATGACCCACCACCGGCTGTGGAATAAGGGAAAACGAAACCTGACCCTTTCAGGTCAAGATGCACCGAAGCTGGACCCACTCACCGAAGCGGGCAGCGGATCGGTTCAAGAGAAGGAAAAGGCCCTCCTTAGCGAGATCATTGAGAAGTTGAATGACCTTTTCGGCGGTGATACGACCGACGGGGACCAACTCTCCTACGCCAACACAGTCGCCGAGAAGGCCCTGGAATCGGAGACCTTGCAGAAGCAGGCCGCCAACAACTCAAAAGAACAATTCGCCAACTCGCCGGACCTGGGCTCCGAGATCATGGAAGCCATCATGGAAAGCATGGAGGTTCAAGAAGAGCTGAGCAAGAGAGCGCTGGGCTCACCTGCCATCCAAGCGGGCCTGCAGCGGATCTTGCTGGAAAAGCTCGGTCTTTATGAGAAGCTGCGCGAACGGGCCAAGGCGGGATAG
- a CDS encoding tetratricopeptide repeat protein, which produces MRSLLLVCWVLAAIGGIVFHLGPGQGLAATDQLSSMLDHAYHDALAGDHQEAFELYDQVLQVLPPEEPLTVARVRLEKAKVLLESGSIAQAYLELSELNHIIDVEKDVPVPFRYEVQSALAATEFYGTWAMRLEGVPKDSWLPFVESARQRFRYLSEVPDPEAVRPAPLLDRQNLEVTIRLERMTEDELQGMPLPPPVQFALFGSKTGAIPGVNGMAGPTDKATGRGENDMPGDARNGMGAGNGTQVERTGS; this is translated from the coding sequence ATGAGATCGCTACTATTGGTTTGCTGGGTGCTTGCCGCAATCGGAGGGATTGTCTTCCATCTTGGTCCAGGCCAGGGTCTCGCAGCAACCGACCAGCTTTCGAGCATGTTGGATCACGCCTACCACGATGCTCTCGCAGGAGATCATCAAGAAGCGTTTGAGTTATACGATCAAGTACTCCAGGTCCTGCCTCCCGAGGAGCCCCTGACAGTTGCGCGTGTTCGCCTGGAGAAAGCGAAAGTGCTCCTCGAATCAGGATCGATTGCCCAAGCATATCTTGAACTTTCGGAACTGAATCACATCATCGACGTTGAGAAAGACGTTCCTGTTCCTTTTCGGTACGAGGTCCAATCGGCTCTCGCAGCTACCGAGTTTTATGGAACTTGGGCGATGCGTCTGGAAGGCGTTCCCAAAGATTCTTGGCTACCGTTTGTCGAGTCAGCTCGGCAACGGTTTCGCTACCTCAGCGAAGTTCCCGACCCTGAAGCCGTTCGCCCGGCACCGCTATTGGACAGGCAGAATTTAGAAGTAACCATTCGATTAGAACGGATGACCGAAGACGAGCTGCAAGGCATGCCACTGCCACCTCCGGTGCAGTTCGCCTTGTTCGGATCGAAAACCGGAGCAATTCCGGGTGTGAACGGAATGGCAGGTCCAACGGATAAGGCAACAGGGCGTGGCGAGAATGACATGCCAGGGGATGCCCGTAACGGAATGGGAGCCGGCAATGGAACGCAAGTCGAACGCACAGGTTCCTAA